A stretch of the Actinoalloteichus fjordicus genome encodes the following:
- the tatA gene encoding Sec-independent protein translocase subunit TatA, giving the protein MFNLGTAEILIIAGVLVLLFGATKLPQMARSLGQSARILKAETKGMRNDGKDEAAAEAAPQADPAQAAAPQPLAAPQPPVAQPVVQQPVAQPQAQPVAEPVAAPQPVAQPVAQPAAEPQQAAQPQPSTTQTPPAQ; this is encoded by the coding sequence ATGTTCAACCTGGGAACCGCTGAGATCCTGATCATCGCGGGCGTGCTCGTGCTGCTGTTCGGCGCCACGAAGCTGCCGCAGATGGCTCGTTCGCTCGGCCAGTCGGCCCGCATCCTCAAGGCGGAGACCAAGGGCATGCGCAACGACGGCAAGGACGAGGCGGCCGCCGAGGCCGCGCCGCAGGCAGATCCGGCCCAGGCGGCCGCGCCGCAGCCGTTGGCCGCTCCCCAGCCGCCGGTCGCGCAGCCGGTCGTGCAGCAGCCCGTCGCGCAGCCGCAGGCGCAGCCCGTCGCCGAGCCGGTCGCCGCTCCGCAGCCCGTCGCGCAGCCGGTCGCCCAGCCCGCCGCCGAACCGCAGCAGGCTGCCCAGCCGCAGCCCTCGACGACGCAGACGCCGCCCGCGCAGTAG
- a CDS encoding universal stress protein produces MRADLDIDGGVVVGIDGSDASLHALSLASDEARRRDCPLHVVRAWTLRTAPRPPDVPPSAVPSVAEFRDWIVLRTRALVEHTLPDPENLARVQLHLPRSQAVGALLTAAETADLLVVGHRGRGSRLMLGSVAAICVRRAGCPVLVTRPHHRRASRRNPAAG; encoded by the coding sequence ATGCGCGCTGACCTGGACATCGACGGCGGCGTCGTCGTCGGCATCGACGGCTCGGACGCCTCGCTCCACGCCCTGTCCCTGGCGTCCGACGAGGCCCGGCGGCGAGACTGTCCGCTGCACGTCGTGCGCGCGTGGACCCTGCGCACCGCGCCTCGGCCGCCGGACGTCCCGCCGTCGGCGGTCCCCAGCGTCGCCGAGTTCCGCGACTGGATCGTCCTGCGTACTCGGGCGCTCGTCGAGCACACCTTGCCCGATCCCGAGAATCTGGCCAGGGTTCAGCTTCATCTGCCGCGTTCCCAGGCCGTCGGCGCGCTGTTGACGGCCGCGGAGACGGCCGACCTGCTGGTGGTGGGCCACCGGGGTCGCGGCAGCAGGCTGATGCTCGGGTCGGTGGCGGCGATCTGTGTCCGCCGTGCGGGGTGTCCGGTGCTGGTCACCCGGCCGCATCACCGTCGCGCGTCGAGGCGGAACCCCGCAGCAGGCTGA
- a CDS encoding NUDIX hydrolase has translation MGTPDELVAVFDATGSRIGATTRADMRARSLWHAASSVLVRSGNGRRVYVHRRTETKDVFPGRYDCWAGGVLGADEEMGQCARRELAEELGVSGTPLVRLFDGRYESDTVRLFTTAFEVRWDGPIRHQLTEIAEGGWLDLAALRAKVADPAWPMVPDGRELARRWLTLLDAGEFD, from the coding sequence ATGGGCACTCCAGACGAGCTGGTCGCCGTGTTCGACGCGACCGGCAGCCGGATCGGAGCCACCACCCGCGCAGACATGCGAGCGCGCTCGCTGTGGCACGCCGCGAGTTCGGTTCTCGTCCGATCGGGTAATGGCAGGCGGGTCTACGTGCATCGGCGGACCGAGACCAAGGACGTGTTCCCCGGCAGGTACGACTGTTGGGCGGGCGGGGTGCTGGGGGCGGACGAGGAGATGGGCCAGTGCGCACGGCGTGAGCTGGCCGAAGAACTCGGCGTGAGCGGAACACCGCTGGTCCGACTGTTCGACGGCCGGTACGAGTCCGACACGGTGCGGCTCTTCACCACCGCATTCGAGGTGCGCTGGGACGGCCCGATCCGGCATCAGCTCACGGAGATCGCCGAGGGCGGCTGGCTGGACCTGGCGGCGTTGCGCGCCAAGGTCGCGGACCCGGCCTGGCCGATGGTCCCGGACGGCCGCGAGCTGGCTCGGCGGTGGCTGACCCTGCTCGACGCGGGCGAGTTCGACTGA
- a CDS encoding helix-turn-helix transcriptional regulator, producing MSASSERLSRLLALVPYLLARPGIPLAEAAADFDVTPRQLRKDLELLWMCGLPGYGPGDLIDLSFDDESVMVSYDAGMSRPLRLTTTEATSLLVALRALTDDPGLADVDAVVRAVAKIEAAVGRAQPAGVVVGLGRRGAVRAGVQEAAQRALELRRALRIRYYTASRDEISERTVDPTRLVLLDGREYLEGWCRSAEGMRLFRMDRVDQAEVTDEPAAPPQHAEPVDLTTGPFRAAPDQLAAVLVLGRDARWVAEYHPVEEPVELEDGSLRVTMRYSDSSWMLRLVLGLGSGVRVLEPRSLAEAVRSQASEALLLGEKLAADLIADGLR from the coding sequence ATGAGCGCCTCGTCCGAACGGCTGTCCCGCCTGCTGGCTCTGGTGCCGTACCTGCTGGCCAGACCGGGCATCCCGCTGGCCGAGGCGGCGGCGGACTTCGACGTCACGCCTCGACAGCTGCGCAAGGACCTCGAGCTGCTGTGGATGTGCGGGCTGCCCGGCTACGGCCCCGGCGACCTGATCGACCTGTCATTCGACGACGAGTCGGTGATGGTCTCCTACGACGCCGGGATGAGCAGGCCGCTGCGGCTCACCACGACCGAGGCGACCTCGCTGCTGGTGGCGTTGCGGGCGCTGACCGACGACCCCGGACTCGCCGACGTCGACGCGGTCGTCCGTGCCGTCGCCAAGATCGAGGCCGCGGTCGGCCGGGCCCAGCCAGCGGGCGTCGTGGTCGGCCTCGGCAGGCGAGGCGCGGTCCGAGCTGGCGTGCAGGAGGCAGCGCAGCGGGCACTGGAGCTTCGGCGGGCCCTGCGGATCAGGTACTACACGGCCTCGCGCGACGAGATCAGCGAACGGACGGTCGACCCGACACGACTGGTCCTGCTGGACGGCCGCGAGTACCTGGAGGGCTGGTGCCGTTCGGCCGAGGGGATGCGCCTGTTCCGGATGGATCGCGTCGACCAGGCCGAGGTGACCGACGAGCCCGCCGCCCCGCCGCAGCATGCCGAGCCCGTCGATCTGACCACCGGACCGTTCCGCGCCGCGCCCGACCAGCTCGCGGCCGTGCTCGTCCTCGGTCGTGACGCGCGCTGGGTCGCCGAGTATCACCCGGTGGAGGAGCCCGTCGAACTCGAGGACGGCAGCCTGCGGGTCACCATGCGCTATTCCGACAGCTCGTGGATGCTGCGCCTGGTGCTCGGACTGGGCAGCGGCGTGCGGGTGCTGGAGCCCCGCAGCCTCGCCGAGGCGGTCCGCAGCCAGGCGTCGGAGGCGCTGCTGCTCGGTGAGAAGCTCGCCGCCGATCTCATCGCCGACGGACTACGGTAA
- the prcB gene encoding proteasome subunit beta, which produces MEQSSVAPSSGAVLPAAYLAPGSSFVDFLRAASPGLLPGGRAENGGRVDAPHGTTIVGVTFRGGVLIAGDRRATSGNLIAQRDVDKVYVTDDHSAVAIAGAAGIAVELARLFTVELQHYEKIHGVSLSLDGKANQLAGMVRGNLEQAMMGLAAVPLFVGYDVNAADPDRAGRIISYDVAGGRYEERAGYHAVGSGSLFAKSALKKRHDPDADADAAVRVAVEALYDAADDDTATGHPDLVRRIYPTVVLITGAEGAVRLDDDRAEAVARAVVAGRQENPGG; this is translated from the coding sequence ATGGAACAGTCCTCGGTCGCGCCCTCGTCCGGCGCCGTGCTGCCCGCCGCCTACCTCGCGCCGGGCTCGTCCTTCGTCGACTTCCTCCGGGCGGCCTCACCGGGGCTGCTGCCCGGCGGCCGAGCTGAGAACGGGGGCCGGGTGGACGCGCCGCACGGCACGACGATCGTCGGAGTCACCTTCCGAGGTGGCGTGTTGATCGCAGGGGACCGCCGCGCCACCAGCGGAAACCTGATCGCGCAGCGGGACGTGGACAAGGTGTACGTCACCGACGACCACTCCGCCGTGGCCATCGCGGGAGCGGCCGGGATCGCCGTCGAGCTGGCCCGGCTGTTCACCGTGGAGCTTCAGCACTACGAGAAGATCCACGGCGTCTCGCTGTCGCTGGACGGCAAGGCCAACCAGCTCGCGGGCATGGTCCGGGGCAACCTGGAGCAGGCGATGATGGGGCTCGCGGCCGTCCCGCTGTTCGTGGGCTACGACGTCAACGCGGCCGACCCCGACCGGGCGGGCCGCATCATCTCCTATGACGTCGCGGGCGGCCGGTACGAGGAACGGGCCGGCTATCACGCGGTGGGGTCCGGCTCGCTGTTCGCCAAGTCGGCCTTGAAGAAGCGACACGACCCCGACGCCGACGCCGACGCGGCGGTGCGGGTCGCCGTGGAGGCCCTCTACGACGCCGCCGACGACGACACGGCGACCGGCCATCCCGACCTCGTCCGCCGGATCTATCCGACGGTGGTCCTGATCACCGGGGCGGAGGGGGCGGTGCGACTCGACGACGATCGGGCCGAGGCCGTCGCCCGCGCGGTGGTGGCAGGCCGCCAGGAGAATCCGGGCGGCTGA
- a CDS encoding bifunctional phosphatase PAP2/diacylglycerol kinase family protein: MKELGTAANHSLLWFTAASVLALRKGPTRRAAWRGLAAIAGASALANAVGKPLFPRRRPAVELIPESRRYRNPPRSSSFPSGHAASAAAFATAVAMESPRTARVVAPLAAAVAFSRVHTGVHWPSDVLGGALLGAAVAGATRRWWPVPEEVYDGPGVEVDLPPLSDGAGLVLLINPGSGLEGEDAGEQIAQAWPAATVVYPKEGVDLIDQFAEIVDGLGSAVRAVGVSGGDGTVAAVAAVAAVRKLPLLVIPGGTLNHFARDIRVDGPTAATMAAEHGTGIEVDLGSVEIDGRIERWFLNTASLGGYPDLVGYRERWEDRYGKWPAAAAALVRVLRESRPLTVRIDGRVRQVWLLFVGNGVYTPRGFAPMIRGGLHHGTLDVRYVRADVRFSRLRFVLAAVTGALHHSRTYVQRECAELVVQVAGDPVIAATDGEVGPAGRRFRFAAHCGTLRVYRPRLSRVEP; encoded by the coding sequence ATGAAGGAACTGGGCACGGCCGCCAACCACAGTCTGCTGTGGTTCACGGCCGCCTCGGTGCTCGCATTACGCAAGGGGCCGACACGCCGAGCGGCGTGGCGCGGGCTCGCCGCGATCGCCGGGGCGAGCGCACTGGCCAACGCGGTCGGCAAGCCGCTGTTCCCTCGCAGGCGCCCTGCGGTGGAGCTGATTCCCGAGTCACGTCGGTATCGGAATCCCCCACGGTCCTCGTCCTTCCCCTCCGGACACGCCGCCTCGGCCGCCGCCTTCGCCACGGCGGTGGCCATGGAGAGCCCTCGGACGGCCAGGGTGGTGGCGCCGTTGGCCGCCGCGGTGGCCTTCTCGCGGGTGCACACCGGAGTGCACTGGCCCAGCGACGTCCTCGGCGGTGCGCTGCTCGGCGCGGCGGTCGCCGGGGCCACCCGACGCTGGTGGCCGGTCCCGGAGGAGGTCTACGACGGCCCCGGCGTGGAGGTGGACCTCCCCCCGCTCAGCGACGGCGCGGGCCTGGTGCTGCTGATCAATCCCGGTTCGGGGCTGGAGGGCGAGGACGCGGGCGAACAGATCGCCCAGGCGTGGCCGGCGGCCACCGTGGTCTACCCGAAAGAGGGCGTCGACCTGATCGACCAGTTCGCCGAGATCGTGGACGGACTCGGCTCGGCCGTGCGGGCGGTCGGGGTCTCCGGCGGTGACGGCACCGTGGCGGCCGTGGCGGCCGTCGCCGCCGTGCGCAAGCTCCCGCTGCTCGTGATCCCCGGCGGCACGCTGAACCACTTCGCCCGCGACATCCGGGTGGACGGGCCGACCGCGGCGACCATGGCAGCCGAGCACGGCACCGGCATCGAGGTCGATCTGGGCAGTGTCGAGATCGACGGCCGGATCGAACGGTGGTTCCTCAACACGGCGAGCCTCGGCGGCTATCCCGACCTGGTCGGATACCGGGAACGCTGGGAGGACCGGTATGGCAAGTGGCCTGCGGCGGCTGCGGCGCTGGTACGGGTGCTGCGCGAGTCCCGGCCGCTCACGGTGCGCATCGACGGCCGGGTCCGACAGGTGTGGCTGCTGTTCGTGGGCAACGGCGTCTACACGCCGCGCGGCTTCGCCCCGATGATCCGCGGCGGGCTGCACCACGGCACGCTGGACGTGCGCTATGTGCGCGCCGACGTCCGATTCTCCCGGCTTCGGTTCGTGCTGGCCGCCGTGACCGGCGCACTGCATCACAGTCGCACCTACGTGCAGCGCGAGTGCGCGGAACTGGTCGTGCAGGTGGCGGGCGACCCCGTCATCGCGGCGACCGACGGCGAGGTGGGCCCGGCGGGACGTCGATTCCGCTTCGCGGCCCACTGCGGCACGCTCCGGGTGTATCGGCCGCGCCTGAGCAGAGTCGAGCCGTGA
- a CDS encoding helix-turn-helix transcriptional regulator, which yields MSTARAERLVNLVLCLLSTRQFLGADRIRGIVPGYADAPTGDAFFRMFERDKAELRDLGIPLETGRNSGFDGTEGYRIARRDYELGEIDLEPDEAAAVALAARLWDSHDFADAARRAVVKLRAAGVDVDHGTAPAVEPRVRISEPSFAVLHAAVQAGRLVTFDHRRSSSPEPMRRVVEPWGVVSWRGRWYLVGHDLDRQATRCFRLSRIVGPVTTSGPDGAVQRPEGVDLLSIVAATAEPPPPAPPALLWIAKDRANGLRRHGRTTGERVVGGIDGDLLEIEFNHSGSASDWIAGYGPDVLVVEPESLRESVREVLLGAMGEGER from the coding sequence GTGTCGACTGCACGCGCTGAGCGCCTGGTGAACCTGGTGTTGTGCCTGCTCTCCACCCGTCAGTTCCTCGGCGCCGATCGAATTCGGGGGATCGTCCCCGGTTACGCGGACGCGCCCACCGGCGACGCGTTCTTCCGGATGTTCGAACGGGACAAGGCCGAGCTGCGGGACCTGGGCATTCCGTTGGAGACCGGCCGAAACTCCGGCTTCGACGGCACCGAGGGGTACCGCATCGCCCGCCGGGACTACGAGCTGGGCGAGATCGACCTGGAGCCCGACGAGGCCGCCGCCGTGGCACTGGCCGCCCGGCTCTGGGACTCGCACGACTTCGCCGACGCCGCTCGCCGGGCCGTGGTCAAGCTACGAGCCGCGGGCGTGGACGTCGATCACGGCACCGCTCCCGCCGTGGAGCCCAGGGTGCGGATCAGCGAGCCGTCGTTCGCCGTGCTGCACGCGGCGGTGCAGGCAGGGCGGTTGGTCACCTTCGATCACCGGCGCAGCAGCAGTCCTGAGCCGATGCGCCGAGTCGTCGAACCCTGGGGCGTGGTGTCCTGGCGCGGGCGCTGGTACCTGGTCGGACACGATCTCGACCGCCAGGCCACCCGATGCTTCCGGCTCTCGCGCATCGTCGGGCCGGTCACGACCTCCGGTCCCGACGGCGCGGTCCAGCGTCCGGAGGGCGTCGACCTGCTGTCGATCGTCGCGGCCACCGCCGAGCCGCCGCCGCCCGCGCCGCCCGCACTGCTCTGGATCGCCAAGGACCGGGCCAACGGGCTGCGCAGGCACGGCAGGACGACCGGCGAGCGCGTCGTCGGCGGGATCGACGGCGACCTGCTGGAGATCGAGTTCAACCACTCCGGCTCCGCCTCCGACTGGATCGCGGGCTACGGTCCGGACGTCCTGGTCGTCGAGCCGGAGTCGCTGCGGGAGTCCGTGCGCGAGGTGCTGCTCGGCGCGATGGGAGAGGGAGAACGATGA
- the prcA gene encoding proteasome subunit alpha — translation MSMPFYASPEQLMRERSELARKGIAKGRSAIVLTYAGGVLFVAENPSKTLHKVSEIYDRIGFAAAGRYPEFENLRVAGIRHADLTGYAYDRRDVSGRSLASFYAKTLGAIFTEQIKPYEVEICVAEVGASPDLDQLYHLTYDGSIIEEPGFVVMGGQAETISGALRDSDHASSSLAETLRSAVSALTTEPTTGKGTASKGEAREPALGQLEVAVLERDRPHRAFRRIPPAVVTEMLGEGAAKTEPATAEKPEDASAAPDEKK, via the coding sequence GTGAGCATGCCGTTCTACGCCTCGCCAGAGCAGTTGATGCGCGAGCGGTCCGAGCTGGCCCGCAAAGGCATCGCCAAGGGCCGCAGCGCCATCGTGCTGACCTATGCGGGCGGCGTGCTCTTCGTCGCCGAGAACCCGTCGAAGACGCTGCACAAGGTTTCGGAGATCTACGACCGCATCGGATTCGCGGCTGCCGGTCGCTACCCGGAGTTCGAGAATCTGCGGGTGGCGGGCATCCGGCACGCCGACCTGACCGGCTACGCCTACGACCGTCGAGACGTCTCCGGTCGGTCGCTGGCCAGCTTCTACGCCAAGACGCTCGGCGCGATCTTCACCGAGCAGATCAAGCCCTACGAGGTGGAGATCTGTGTGGCCGAGGTCGGGGCCTCGCCGGATCTCGACCAGCTCTACCACCTCACCTACGACGGCTCCATCATCGAGGAGCCCGGCTTCGTCGTGATGGGCGGTCAGGCCGAGACCATCTCCGGCGCACTGCGCGACTCCGACCACGCCTCGTCGAGCCTGGCCGAGACGCTGCGGAGTGCCGTGAGTGCCCTGACCACGGAACCGACGACGGGCAAGGGGACGGCGAGCAAGGGCGAGGCGAGAGAGCCCGCCCTCGGCCAGCTCGAGGTGGCCGTGCTGGAACGGGATCGGCCGCATCGCGCCTTCCGACGCATCCCCCCGGCCGTCGTGACGGAGATGCTCGGCGAGGGCGCCGCGAAGACCGAGCCCGCGACGGCCGAGAAGCCCGAGGACGCCTCGGCCGCGCCGGACGAGAAGAAGTAG
- a CDS encoding zinc finger protein: MSVYHWQPASRQRHVLPGPRGTYKTGDKATALCEELVEVADTATMARFWASCEKCWEAAKQVDMSATRPR; the protein is encoded by the coding sequence GTGAGCGTCTACCACTGGCAGCCTGCGAGCAGGCAGCGCCATGTGCTGCCCGGACCACGCGGCACGTACAAAACCGGAGACAAGGCGACCGCCCTGTGCGAGGAGTTGGTCGAAGTGGCCGACACGGCGACCATGGCGCGATTCTGGGCGAGCTGCGAGAAGTGCTGGGAGGCAGCCAAGCAGGTCGACATGTCGGCGACCAGACCGCGCTGA
- a CDS encoding bacteriophage holin codes for MSYLLSGLMIALGLLLLVVVVLRLLRSVRTVRRAQSRLRRTVEDRGGLLRARLAAVEVAVKERRRPMSRPRHGHTDENGSIINVQPGNR; via the coding sequence GTGTCGTATCTGCTCAGCGGGCTGATGATCGCCCTCGGTCTCCTCCTCCTGGTCGTCGTCGTGCTCCGACTACTAAGGTCCGTGCGGACGGTGCGTCGTGCGCAGTCGCGACTGCGGCGTACCGTCGAGGACCGGGGCGGCCTGCTCCGAGCACGGCTCGCTGCCGTGGAGGTGGCGGTGAAGGAGCGGCGTCGGCCCATGTCAAGGCCTCGGCACGGGCACACGGACGAGAACGGGAGCATCATCAATGTTCAACCTGGGAACCGCTGA
- a CDS encoding ubiquitin-like protein Pup, whose protein sequence is MAQERVQRHGGGDGDEDETPDAGTGGQERREQLGEDVDTILDEIDDVLEENAEDFVRAYVQKGGE, encoded by the coding sequence ATGGCACAGGAACGAGTGCAACGCCATGGCGGCGGTGACGGCGACGAGGACGAGACCCCGGACGCGGGCACCGGCGGCCAGGAACGCCGCGAGCAGCTCGGCGAGGACGTCGACACGATCCTGGATGAGATCGACGACGTGCTCGAGGAGAACGCGGAGGACTTCGTTCGGGCCTACGTCCAGAAGGGCGGCGAGTAG
- the pafA gene encoding Pup--protein ligase, protein MQRRIFGIETEFGVTCTFHGQRRLSPDEVARYLFRRVVSWGRSSNVFLRNGSRLYLDVGSHPEYATAECDDIAQLVTHDKAGERVLEDLLVDAERRLADEGIGGDIFLFKNNTDSAGNSYGCHENYLVGRAGEFARIADVLLPFLVTRQLICGAGKVLQTPRGAVYCLSQRAEHIWEGVSSATTRSRPIINTRDEPHADAERYRRLHVIVGDSNMSEATTMLKVGSAHLVLEMIEAGVQFRDFTLDNPIRAIREISHDLTGRRNVRLAGGREASALDIQRDYYAKAVEHLRDREPDALLDRVVELWGRTLDAVEQQNLGLIDREIDWAVKQRLIDRYRNKHDLELSSPRIAQIDLAYHDIRRGRGLFDLLQRKDLVARVTDDGEIEAAKDTPPQTTRAKLRGDFIAAAQTANRDFTVDWVHLKLNDQAQRTVLCKDPFRAVDERVERLIASL, encoded by the coding sequence ATGCAGCGGCGGATCTTCGGGATCGAGACCGAGTTCGGGGTGACGTGCACCTTTCACGGGCAGCGTCGGCTCTCCCCGGACGAGGTGGCCAGATATCTGTTCCGACGGGTGGTGTCCTGGGGGCGCTCCTCCAACGTGTTCCTGCGCAACGGCTCGCGGCTCTACCTCGACGTGGGCTCGCACCCCGAGTACGCCACGGCGGAGTGCGACGACATCGCGCAGCTGGTGACCCATGACAAGGCGGGCGAGCGGGTCCTGGAGGATCTGCTGGTCGACGCCGAGCGGCGGCTCGCCGACGAGGGCATCGGCGGGGACATCTTCCTGTTCAAGAACAACACCGACTCGGCGGGCAACTCCTACGGTTGTCACGAGAACTACCTGGTGGGGCGGGCAGGCGAGTTCGCAAGGATCGCCGACGTCCTTCTGCCGTTCCTCGTCACCCGCCAGCTCATCTGCGGTGCGGGCAAGGTCCTGCAGACCCCTCGGGGCGCGGTCTACTGCCTGTCGCAGCGGGCCGAGCACATCTGGGAGGGCGTCTCCAGCGCGACCACGCGGTCTCGACCGATCATCAACACGCGGGACGAGCCGCACGCCGACGCCGAGCGCTACCGCAGGCTCCATGTGATCGTCGGGGACTCGAACATGTCCGAGGCGACCACGATGCTCAAAGTCGGCAGCGCGCACCTCGTGCTGGAGATGATCGAGGCGGGCGTGCAGTTCCGCGACTTCACGCTGGACAACCCGATCCGGGCCATTCGCGAGATCAGCCACGACCTGACCGGGCGGCGCAACGTTCGGCTTGCGGGCGGCCGGGAGGCCTCCGCGCTGGACATCCAGCGGGACTACTACGCCAAGGCCGTCGAGCACCTGCGCGACCGCGAGCCGGATGCGCTGCTCGACCGCGTGGTGGAGTTGTGGGGTCGCACGCTCGACGCCGTCGAGCAGCAGAACCTCGGCCTCATCGATCGGGAGATCGACTGGGCCGTCAAGCAGCGGCTCATCGATCGCTATCGGAACAAGCACGATCTGGAGCTGTCCAGCCCGCGCATCGCGCAGATCGACCTCGCCTACCACGACATCCGTCGGGGCCGGGGGCTCTTCGACCTGCTGCAACGCAAGGACCTGGTCGCCAGGGTCACCGACGACGGCGAGATCGAGGCCGCCAAGGACACGCCACCGCAGACCACCAGGGCGAAGCTGCGCGGCGACTTCATCGCGGCGGCCCAGACCGCCAACCGGGACTTCACCGTCGACTGGGTGCATCTCAAGCTCAACGACCAGGCACAGCGCACCGTGCTGTGCAAGGACCCGTTCCGTGCCGTGGACGAACGGGTGGAGCGGCTGATCGCGTCGCTGTGA
- the dop gene encoding depupylase/deamidase Dop, with amino-acid sequence MRRIMGTEVEYGIAVPGDSTANPVLTSTQVVLAYAASADIPRSRRARWDYEVESPLRDARGFDLGAGHFPSADPDSDDLGAANVILTNGARLYVDHAHPEYSAPEVTNPRDAVIWDKAGERIMEAAAMRAATVPGQPRLQLYKNNIDNKGASYGTHENYLMARSTPFTAVVAGLTPFFASRQVICGSGRVGLGASGDGAGFQLSQRADYIEVEVGLETTLKRGIINTRDEPHADADKYRRLHVIIGDANLAETSTYLKLGTTALVLDMIESGHRFDDLRLADPVHAVHAISHDPGLRATVSLADGRRFTGLDLQWAYHERAERFAEAGGVEPPGRDVLAAWGEILSALGRDPMECADRLDWPAKLRLLEGYRSRDGLGWASPRLHLVDLQYSDVRLDKGLYNRLVARGSMRRLVAEEEVLAAVTAPPEDTRAYFRGRCLERYPSAVSAASWDSVIFDLGRDSLVRIPTLEPLRGTKAHVGHLLEAAQTAEELVDSLTRR; translated from the coding sequence ATGCGGCGGATCATGGGCACCGAGGTGGAATACGGCATCGCAGTGCCGGGGGACAGCACCGCCAATCCGGTGCTCACCTCGACGCAGGTGGTGCTGGCCTATGCGGCCTCGGCGGACATCCCTCGGTCGCGGCGGGCCCGGTGGGACTACGAGGTCGAGTCCCCGCTGCGCGACGCGCGCGGCTTCGATCTGGGCGCGGGTCACTTCCCGTCCGCCGATCCCGACTCCGACGATCTCGGTGCCGCCAACGTCATCCTCACCAACGGCGCCCGGCTCTACGTCGACCATGCGCACCCGGAGTACTCGGCACCCGAGGTCACCAACCCTCGCGACGCGGTCATCTGGGACAAGGCGGGCGAGCGGATCATGGAGGCGGCGGCGATGCGGGCCGCCACCGTGCCCGGCCAGCCCCGGCTCCAGCTCTACAAGAACAACATCGACAACAAGGGTGCCTCCTACGGCACGCACGAGAACTATCTGATGGCACGCAGCACCCCGTTCACCGCCGTCGTCGCAGGTCTGACGCCCTTCTTCGCCTCCAGGCAGGTGATCTGCGGCTCCGGGCGGGTCGGCCTCGGCGCATCCGGCGACGGCGCGGGCTTCCAGCTCTCACAGCGCGCCGACTACATCGAGGTCGAGGTCGGCCTCGAGACCACTCTCAAGCGGGGCATCATCAACACCCGTGACGAGCCGCACGCCGACGCCGACAAGTACCGCAGGCTGCACGTCATCATCGGTGACGCGAACCTGGCCGAGACCTCGACCTATCTCAAGCTGGGCACGACGGCGCTGGTCCTGGACATGATCGAGTCCGGCCACCGGTTCGACGACCTCCGGCTCGCCGATCCCGTCCACGCCGTCCACGCCATCAGCCACGACCCCGGCCTGCGGGCCACCGTCTCGTTGGCGGACGGCCGCCGCTTCACCGGCCTCGACCTGCAGTGGGCCTATCACGAGCGGGCCGAGCGCTTCGCCGAGGCGGGTGGCGTGGAACCGCCGGGGCGGGACGTGCTGGCCGCCTGGGGCGAGATCCTCTCCGCCCTCGGTCGTGACCCGATGGAGTGCGCCGATCGGCTCGACTGGCCTGCCAAGCTCCGGCTGCTCGAGGGCTACCGCAGCCGGGACGGCCTCGGCTGGGCCTCGCCCCGGCTGCACCTGGTGGACCTCCAGTACTCCGACGTCCGGCTCGACAAGGGCCTCTACAACCGCCTGGTCGCGCGCGGCTCGATGCGCAGGCTCGTCGCGGAGGAAGAGGTCCTGGCTGCGGTGACCGCCCCGCCGGAGGACACCAGGGCCTATTTCCGGGGCCGCTGCCTGGAGCGTTACCCCTCGGCGGTCTCGGCCGCCTCGTGGGACTCGGTGATCTTCGATCTGGGTCGAGACTCGCTGGTGCGGATTCCCACCCTCGAACCCCTTCGCGGCACGAAGGCGCACGTCGGACACCTGTTGGAGGCGGCACAGACGGCGGAGGAACTGGTGGACTCCTTGACTCGTCGTTGA